Proteins from one Carassius gibelio isolate Cgi1373 ecotype wild population from Czech Republic chromosome A25, carGib1.2-hapl.c, whole genome shotgun sequence genomic window:
- the LOC127947451 gene encoding troponin I, fast skeletal muscle-like: MSEKKMSSSRKHHLKSLMLSIAKGILEQEVKDREVERQRYMAEICQPLSLPSGTQALQELCRELHHKIDVTDEERYDLEMKVNKCAKEIEDLNIKVIDLKGKFKKPTLRKVRMSADAMLQALLGSKHKVSLDLRANLKQVKKEVKEEDKELRDVGDWRKNVEDKAGMDGRKKMFEAEA; the protein is encoded by the exons ATGTCGGA GAAAAAAATGTCATCGAGTCGCAAGCATCATCTAAAG AGCTTGATGCTTTCCATCGCTAAAGGTATACTGGAACAGGAAGTAAAAGACAGAGAGGTGGAGAGGCAGAGATACATGGCAGAGATCTGCCAGCCTCTGTCTTTACCTTCAGGCACACAGGCATTACAG GAACTGTGCAGGGAGCTTCACCACAAAATTGATGTCACTGACGAAGAGAGATATGACCTGGAAATGAAAGTCAACAAGTGTGCGAAGGAG ATCGAAGACCTGAATATCAAAGTTATTGACCTGAAGGGCAAGTTCAAGAAGCCAACTCTGAGGAAGGTGCGCATGTCGGCCGACGCGATGCTCCAGGCTCTGCTGGGCTCCAAGCACAAGGTGTCTCTGGATCTGAGAGCCAACCTGAAGCAAGTCAAGAAGGAGGTCAAAGAGGAG GATAAGGAACTGCGTGATGTTGGTGACTGGCGTAAGAATGTTGAGGACAAGGCTGGGATGGACGGCAGGAAGAAGATGTTTGAGGCCGAggcttaa